One Nostoc punctiforme PCC 73102 DNA window includes the following coding sequences:
- the glf gene encoding UDP-galactopyranose mutase, whose product MTSEKSQVKNNGVSNVISPKQRKTKRSQLAQTQSSSPSRLNLTSSSKKVQSTETFKDTPDIVCLSHLRWNFVYQRPQHLLSRCAQGKRVFFIEEPIFSEEPLASLDINEDSNGVVVVVPHLPQGLSEEAINADLKLLIDSLFAEHNINKYICWYYTPMAIAFTRHLQPQAVVYDCMDELSAFQGASPTLKNYEAELFSRADLVFTGGQSLYESKVNQHPNVYAFPSSVDVAHFGQARNVQEPEDQAHIPHPRLGFFGVIDERMDIELLAGIAEARPDWHLVIIGPVVKIDPANLPQHENIHYLGGRDYKQLPAYLAGWDLAMLPFARNESTRFISPTKTPEYLAAGRPVVSTSIRDVVRPYGESKLVRIADTVSEFVTAAELAMQEDTPASEWLSRVDVFLEKISWDRTWASMMKLIDSAIAARDGEDKANSTGAAGKQAPNIITRDFVFDYLVVGAGFSGSVIAERLATQSGKKVLVVDKRNHIGGNAYDHYDDHGVLVHKYGPHIFHTNSREVFEYLSRFTKWRSYEHRVLASVDGQLVPIPINLDTINKLYGMNLNSFEVEEFYKSLAEPMEYIRTSEDVVVSKVGRELYEKFFRNYTRKQWGLDPSELDKSVIARIPTRTNRDDRYFTDSYQAMPLHGFTRMFENMLNHPNIKVMLNTDYQEIQKAIPCREMVYSGPVDEYFDYRYGKLPYRSLDFKHETHNTTVFQKAPVINYPNEQLYTRVTEFKYLTGQEHSKTSIVYEFPKAEGDPYYPVPRSENQEIYKKYKVLADETPGIYFVGRLATYKYYNMDQCVAQALSVYKQIAVKA is encoded by the coding sequence ATGACAAGTGAAAAATCTCAAGTCAAAAACAACGGTGTCAGCAATGTTATTTCGCCGAAGCAGCGTAAAACAAAGCGATCGCAGTTAGCCCAAACGCAATCATCGAGTCCGTCACGGTTGAATTTAACTTCGTCTAGCAAAAAAGTTCAATCAACAGAAACCTTTAAAGACACACCTGATATAGTTTGTTTATCTCATTTGCGTTGGAATTTCGTTTATCAAAGACCGCAACATCTTCTGAGTCGCTGCGCCCAAGGAAAGCGAGTGTTCTTTATTGAGGAGCCAATTTTCTCTGAAGAACCCTTGGCAAGCTTAGATATAAACGAAGATTCTAATGGAGTAGTTGTGGTTGTGCCACACCTACCACAAGGTTTAAGTGAAGAAGCAATCAACGCAGACTTAAAACTACTAATAGATAGTTTGTTTGCAGAGCATAACATCAACAAATACATTTGTTGGTATTACACACCAATGGCGATCGCTTTTACCCGCCACTTGCAACCCCAAGCCGTGGTGTATGATTGCATGGATGAATTGTCTGCATTCCAAGGCGCATCACCCACTTTAAAGAATTACGAAGCCGAATTATTCAGCCGTGCAGACTTAGTATTTACAGGCGGACAAAGCCTTTACGAAAGTAAGGTAAACCAGCACCCCAACGTTTATGCCTTTCCCAGCAGTGTAGATGTCGCCCACTTTGGACAGGCGAGAAATGTTCAAGAACCAGAAGATCAAGCTCATATTCCTCATCCTCGCCTTGGGTTCTTTGGTGTAATTGACGAACGGATGGATATTGAACTGCTTGCTGGTATTGCCGAAGCCCGTCCCGACTGGCATTTAGTAATTATTGGGCCAGTTGTCAAAATCGATCCAGCAAATCTGCCACAGCATGAAAATATCCATTATCTCGGTGGCAGAGATTATAAACAACTACCTGCCTATTTAGCAGGCTGGGACTTAGCAATGTTGCCCTTTGCGCGTAACGAGTCAACACGTTTTATTAGCCCTACCAAAACTCCAGAGTATCTTGCCGCAGGTAGACCTGTAGTATCTACCTCAATTCGAGATGTAGTGCGTCCTTACGGAGAGTCAAAACTGGTACGCATTGCAGATACAGTTTCTGAGTTTGTTACCGCCGCAGAACTTGCAATGCAAGAAGATACCCCAGCCTCAGAATGGTTGAGTCGAGTAGATGTCTTTTTAGAAAAGATTTCTTGGGATCGCACTTGGGCATCAATGATGAAGCTGATTGACTCTGCCATTGCAGCCCGTGATGGTGAAGACAAAGCTAACTCCACAGGTGCGGCTGGTAAACAAGCACCAAATATCATTACCAGAGATTTTGTCTTCGATTACTTGGTTGTCGGCGCTGGTTTTTCTGGTAGCGTCATTGCTGAACGTTTGGCAACTCAGTCTGGTAAAAAAGTGCTGGTTGTAGACAAGCGCAACCACATAGGCGGTAATGCCTACGATCATTATGACGATCATGGCGTTCTCGTACACAAATACGGTCCCCACATCTTTCACACCAACTCCCGCGAAGTTTTTGAATACCTCTCGCGCTTTACTAAGTGGCGGTCTTACGAACATCGCGTCCTTGCCAGCGTAGACGGGCAGCTTGTTCCGATTCCGATCAACCTCGACACCATCAATAAGCTGTATGGCATGAATCTCAATTCATTTGAGGTGGAGGAGTTTTACAAATCCCTTGCTGAACCAATGGAATACATCCGTACTAGTGAGGATGTGGTGGTAAGCAAAGTTGGTCGAGAACTGTATGAAAAGTTTTTCCGAAATTATACGCGCAAGCAATGGGGACTTGACCCATCAGAACTTGACAAATCAGTAATTGCCAGAATTCCCACACGGACTAATCGTGACGATCGCTATTTTACCGATAGCTACCAAGCAATGCCACTGCATGGCTTTACCCGGATGTTCGAGAATATGCTCAATCACCCGAACATCAAGGTAATGCTCAACACTGATTATCAGGAAATCCAAAAAGCTATACCTTGCCGCGAGATGGTTTACTCTGGGCCTGTTGACGAATACTTTGATTATCGTTACGGCAAATTACCATATCGCTCGCTTGATTTCAAGCATGAGACGCACAACACGACTGTGTTTCAAAAAGCGCCAGTAATTAACTATCCCAATGAACAGCTTTATACTCGTGTGACAGAGTTTAAATACTTAACTGGTCAAGAACACTCTAAAACTAGTATTGTTTATGAGTTTCCCAAAGCTGAGGGAGACCCTTATTATCCTGTACCGCGTTCTGAAAATCAGGAAATTTACAAGAAATACAAGGTGCTGGCAGATGAAACTCCAGGGATCTATTTTGTAGGACGATTAGCGACCTACAAATACTACAACATGGATC